AAACGCCAAGCCTAAATAGCGATAAAGCCCTATAGAGGCATTTTTTTCAGGATCAATAATGGCAACATTGCGATCAATTTCATTAAACTCGCCCTCACCCAACGCCGCACGGATCATCGGGCTGAAATTAGTTGGCGTTAGCAAGACTTGGGGGATGTCATCGAGCGATCGCTGCACCGCCGGATCAAATTCGCGAATCTTATCCAGTTCATCGCCAAACCATTCCAACCGCACGGGCAGTTCGGCAGAGACCGGAAAAATGTCGACAATATCACCGCGCCGACTCCATTGGCCTTCCGTTTCCACCAGCAGGACACGCTCATACCCCAGGCGGGTAAGCGTATCGCCCAGGGTTTTCAGATCCAGTTCGGTGCCGCGTTTGAGGGTGAGGCAGTGGGCCGCGAGGGTGGCGACGGGAGGTAGTAAGGGTTGCAGGGCGCGTTCAGTGGTGACGATCGCCCTGGGGGTGGGAGCGCTGGCGTCGCTTTGCACCAGATCAGCCAGGACTTGCAGTTGGCCCCAGGTGAGTTCGCCTTCGGGGTCGAAGCTTTCGTAGGGAGAGGCTTCAGAGGTGGGGTAGAAATGAACGGTGGGCCAGTTCATGGCTTCCAGTTGGGCTGTCCAGCGTCCGGCTTCTTCCAGGGTGGCGGTAATCACCAGCAGGGAGCGGTTCTGGGCCTGGGCGATCGCGGCGGTAACCAGTCCCTTGGCAAGGCGAGAGGCTCCCGTGAGGCGGAGGTGGGCGCTGGCGCTGAGTTTGCTGAGGAGGTCCTGGGTCAGGGGCGATCGGCTCAGTCCCCGGACAATGGTGGAAAAGGTCATAACGGCAATCGATTCGGATCTGGAGGAAGTCCGCAGCAGGGCTGCTCTTCCTAGGGTACTGCAAGGGTCGCTTCTGACGCTGAATACTCAGTGGACAGTCATCTCTACAATGGCGGATTGTTGGTTAGCGTCGTGTCTACGAGGCTCGATACGATCCTTAACCTTGTTGGGGCGAACTACGTTTTGCCCAACTTACCCAATTAAGTGTCAGTAGGCTAAAATCAGAGTGCTAAGACATTTAGGATTGTGGTGTGAGAATTGAAGAAATTATCTGGCTAGACATAATTATAGAGAAGTTAGCTGTTAAGCATTGGGTTGAACCTGATGAAGTGGAAGAGGTACTTCGCAACCAACCTAAATTTCGATTTTTAGAAAAGGGTGATCATAAAGAAAAGGATGTGTATTTAGCGTTAGAAAAAACGATGCAGGTCGTTATTTAGCAGTTTTGTTTATTTATGTTTATTTATAAATCTTCAAATCAAGCTCTGATTTTGAGCACAAGAGACATGGCAACTAAGGAGAAAAAACTGTATCAAAGAAAGTAATTCCAGAAAGCTACCTCAATTTAGTTCTAATCAGGAACTTATCGAGTTCTTTGAGAGCAATGACATGGGCGAATATGAAAATGATCTTCTTTCGTGTTAAAGGAGCGATTAGGCATAAAAATCCTGATGTAATTGAGTATACGACCTATGACAATGGCGATCGCAGTTGAAAATGTACCCTTAACAGCTGACGCTCAAGGGGTTATCCGAGTTGCAAATACTCGCGTCACCTTAGATACGGTTATGGCTGCTTTTCTGGAAGGGTGTACACCAGAAGAAATTGGGGAGCAGTATCCCTCTCTACCCCTCCCGGAGATTTATTTAGCGATCGGCTATTACCTGAAGCACCGCGATGAAGTGAATGCCTACCTTGCAGAACGTCAACGGCAAGCAGAGGAAAACCGACAAGCGGTTGAACAGCGGTTTAATCCAGTGGGAATCCGCCAGCGCTTGTTAGCGAGGCGAAACCGAGACGTTTAAAGCAATATGATTCGGTTTCTTGCGGATGAAAATTTTAATCGGCAGATTATCCGGGGCATTCTACGCCAAAATTCACAGGTGGACATTGTATGTGCTCAAGATGTCGGGTTGTCAGGCGTTGATGATCCCAGTGTTTTAGCTTGGGCAGCGGCAGCAAATCGTATTGGGTTCTTCTGGGATTTTGGGGTAAACAGTATCAGCAGCTACAAATAAACGATCGCAAATGCTGAGTTTATGGTGGGGGCGCGTAGCGCCCCCACCATAAACTCAGAAGAGCCGATATTCCAACAAACCATGAAATCATCATAAATGAGCATGATAACTCTATAGAAATTCTAGATCCTAATGATTTTAAGTTTGTTCAATGTGTTAGACAGGGTGGTGTTGGTGGCAGGGGAATTTGTCCCCAAGTTATTCAATTTGAAGATCAACATAATCCTGTTGCCTTAAGAAACGCCAGAGGGAGAAGTATTCTAATGAGCCAAGTTGATTATGCTGCCATGTCAGACCAAGAACTAAAACGATACTTTCTGGAAAACCGGAACGACGAGTCTGCATTTCAAGCCTATTTACAACGACGCAGACAGCAATCCCGGCTCTCCTGAGTTTATGGTGGGGGCGCTACGCGCCCCCACCATAAACTCAACGTTTCCGATCGTTTATTTGTAGTTGCTGATACTGTTTACCCCAAAATCCCAGAAGAGCCGGTTTGACTCTGATTGAGAACAAAGGGGAGCCAAATAGAAACAAATAGAAAGCTGTTGAGAACCGGATAGTCATCCGTGGCGAGGTGGCCCAGGTGCTTTTTGACGATCTGAGGAAAGTTTGATATCATGATACTAATATTATTTTGTTGTTTATAGCCTCTAGTTTAAACGATTAGGGGCTATTTTTTTTAAACATATTTGCTATCATTCAACGCTTATGGGTTGAACGTTTAAGGTTATCTGCGGCGGGTGATTGGGAACGTTATACCCACAAGCGATCGCCCCCCGGTTGTCCAGGTTTGCCCAAAGTGAAGCAACCCCAGATAGTGAGCTTTGTTGATCAGTCCCAGGCACTTAAGAGCGATCGCCTAGGGGGCAATGCTTAAGAGGCGATCGGGGTATAACAAATCATTGCACCCGACCAACCCAAAGTGACTGGTGCTGGCGAATCGGCTAGAATGGCAGGTGAATTCAGCCGTTGGGCGCTTGAACTCCTTCCAATAACGTAAACAAGAAAACATGGCACTAGATATAGCTGAATCTTGGGAACAATTTCGGCAAGTCTTGGCAGTGTATTGTGAGACGCATCTGGTTCTAAATCCACCGTGTTCTACTGAGCAAATTCATGAAGTAGAGACACGACTTAGCTTTGAGCTTCCTTCTTCCTTGAAAGTGCTGTTGTCAATGAACGATGGCCAGCGCGTTAACAGTAACGGAGTCAAGAAAGCAATTTTCAAAAGCGTTTCAGGTTGGGATGTTTACGAAAGGCATATTTTTCTAGGAATTCGGGACATTGAAACTGCATATAGGACGTTCATTGATGACAGCGTCTTAAGATCTGAATTTGGCGTCAATGAAATTCCTTTCGCTGTTGCCGGAAGTCCAACAAGGTATAGGGAAGCATTCTGCCTGAATCGTTCAATCGGTGTTGTAAGTCTAATATGGACAGAGTATACAGACCCTTTCAATCCTGCCAAATGGCAGGTTGATAAATTCACTCGATCGCAGTCCTTAGCAGAGTTTATTCAAAAGCAAATCGAGTTTTATCGTTAGGGAGCAAAAGCTGTTATAAACTGCGCCTAACCCGTGCATCCAGCCACCGCAGGCAGCGTCGGCGCGGCTGAAGCGCCTGCCATTATACCCACAAGCGATCGCCCCCCGGTTGTCCAGGTTTGCCCAAAGTGAAGCAACCCCAGATAGTGAGCCTTGTTGATCAGTCCCAGGCACTTAAGAGCGATCGCCTAGGGGGCAATGCTTAGGAGGCGATCGGGGTATAATAAATCATTGTTGCTTTTGACAAGCTGTATATGGAAATCCAGAAGTGTTGAATGATAGAAAATATGTTTAAAAATAGCCCCTAATCGTGTAAACTAGAGGCTATAAACAACAAAATAATATTAGTGGTTTAGATTTAATGACAAATACGCCAGGGGGTATTGTCATCCACTTTGGTCAAGGTCATGACAGTAAATATGGGGATGAAACGCTCGATGCAGTGCCTGATAGATGCAGTGCCTGATAATGGTATCGGGGTAATGGATCGGGGCTTTTTTAGCCTAGCTCGAATTCGCGATTTACTGAAGCAAGTAAATCGCTACTTTATCGTCAGGACAAGAATAATGTTAGTCTCCAGATGCTAGAGAATGGCAAGTTTTTGATTGGTACGGGTAAGGAGCAAGTTGAAGCACGGCTTGTCGCCTTTTGTGATTTAGAATCGCAAACAGAATATCGTTTGGCAACAGGCTCTTCTGAGTTTATGGTGGGGGCGCGTAGCGCCCCCACCATAAACTCAGCATTTGCGATCGTTTATTTGTAGCTGCTGATACTGCTTACCCCAAAATCCCAGAAGAACCGCTGCAATTAGTGACGATTCCGCAAGCATTTGGCGACGAAGTATTAGATAGGCTGCGATATTTACAGACTTTTATGTGTGAAAATATCAGTTATAGCCACTGGTTCCAAAAGTTAGTCTTTTGTTGACAAAACCAGCTTACTACAGGATTAGTGTGTCTATTTTTAGAAAAGAAAATCTTAAGATTCAACACTTGTGGATCGAGGGGTTAGATGTCAACATTAAAATGAATTTGTAAATACAGTCTTTACCTCAATCATAAACTACAGTTTTACATGGGTAAGATGGGTGCAGCCCGCGGGTGCGGCCCTCACCCTAAATCCCTCTCCCAGAGCGGGAGAGGGACTTGAAAATTCAGCTCCCCTTCTCCCCATTTGGGAGAAGGGGGTAGCGGATGAGGGCTGCCGGTCGGATCGAGATCCAAACCTTAACTGTGTACTGAGTAAATTAGGTAAAGGCTGTACTTAGCTGAGTTGGTAGTGGAGGCTAATGGTATGGCGGTAGAGACAAGGGTGTATTTGGTGCGGCATGGCATTGCGGAAGAGCGATCGCCCGCGCAGACGGATGAGACACGGGCACTGACCCCAGAAGGCGAGAAAAAGACGCGCAAGGTGGCTGAACGGCTGCGATCGCTCAATCTTCATTTTGATTTAATCTTGACCAGCCCGCTCGTGCGGGCACAGCAAACCGCCCGTATTCTCCAGGACTGTGAGCTTGGGAAACAGGTTGAAATTGCTAACGAATTGGCCCCGGCTGGCCAGTTAGAGCGCTGGCTAGACTGGCTGTTGGGCTGGCAGGTGGAACAGCCCCGAGCCAATTTGGCGATCGTCGGTCATCAGCCCAATTTGGGGGATTGGGCCGAACAGTTGGTGTGGGGAACTGTGCGGGGACGGCTAGTTGTAAAAAAGGCCGGAGTCATTGGCATCACTGTACCAGAGGCGATGAACGCGATCGGCAACAGTGAACTCTTCTGGTTAACGTCACCCAGGCTACTGCTCTAAATGAGTTTGGTGCTAGAGTCTTTAGCGATGGCCCGATTGTTGGTCGCGTTCTCGCCGTGTCTTGTTGGAGAACCGTCCTAATTGGTAGTCAGTCTGTTCTCTTGGAGTAAGACGCTATGGTTGGCGAATTCAAACCCGGTTTGGAAGGTGTACCTGCGGCTCTGTCGAGCATTAGCTATGTGGATGGCCGCGAAGGGATTTTAGAGTATCGGGGGATTCGCATTGAGGAATTGGCCAAATATAGCACCTTCCTGGAGACGGCCTATCTGCTGATCTGGGGAGTACTACCCACCCAAGAGGAACTCGCTGCCTTTGAACACGAAATTCGTTACCATCGTCGGATTAAATACCGCATCCGGGACATGATGAAATGCTTCCCGGAAAGTGGCCACCCGATGGATGCCCTGCAAGCCTCAGCCGCCGCCCTGGGTCTCTTCTACTCCCGCCGGGATCTACAAAATCCAGAGTATATCCGAGGTGCAGTGGTGCGCCTGCTGGCCAAAATCCCAACAATGGTTGCGGCGTTCCAACTCATCCGCAAAGGGAATGATCCCGTGTCTCCCCGCGACGACCTCGATTATTCGGCTAACT
This DNA window, taken from Trichothermofontia sichuanensis B231, encodes the following:
- a CDS encoding DUF433 domain-containing protein: MTMAIAVENVPLTADAQGVIRVANTRVTLDTVMAAFLEGCTPEEIGEQYPSLPLPEIYLAIGYYLKHRDEVNAYLAERQRQAEENRQAVEQRFNPVGIRQRLLARRNRDV
- a CDS encoding DUF5615 family PIN-like protein, coding for MIRFLADENFNRQIIRGILRQNSQVDIVCAQDVGLSGVDDPSVLAWAAAANRIGFFWDFGVNSISSYK
- a CDS encoding DUF6887 family protein, producing the protein MSQVDYAAMSDQELKRYFLENRNDESAFQAYLQRRRQQSRLS
- a CDS encoding SMI1/KNR4 family protein; translated protein: MALDIAESWEQFRQVLAVYCETHLVLNPPCSTEQIHEVETRLSFELPSSLKVLLSMNDGQRVNSNGVKKAIFKSVSGWDVYERHIFLGIRDIETAYRTFIDDSVLRSEFGVNEIPFAVAGSPTRYREAFCLNRSIGVVSLIWTEYTDPFNPAKWQVDKFTRSQSLAEFIQKQIEFYR
- the sixA gene encoding phosphohistidine phosphatase SixA yields the protein MAVETRVYLVRHGIAEERSPAQTDETRALTPEGEKKTRKVAERLRSLNLHFDLILTSPLVRAQQTARILQDCELGKQVEIANELAPAGQLERWLDWLLGWQVEQPRANLAIVGHQPNLGDWAEQLVWGTVRGRLVVKKAGVIGITVPEAMNAIGNSELFWLTSPRLLL